One Cupriavidus necator N-1 DNA window includes the following coding sequences:
- a CDS encoding GntR family transcriptional regulator: protein MTSNASNAAANEGVILADDGIGGVTRYRQLASVIRHKIVSGEYPVGMQLPTVDSLAQTYGIAKVTVRQAFAALTEEGLVSSQRGRGTHVMKQPPAPGEGLRSAINDESAHGSELEIRILEMREGVALRPGLARRGTPLDSYVMVRKLHLHGGTPFCLIEVYVASSVFARFPRGGEKHHKLGHLLRQVEGDRLGMMQQTMTVEPADYILARDLAYGFGAPIARIIRSTLDVDGNVLLAGEFWYRGDRFILDVEMPAKLTEHYPALAIPDSRR from the coding sequence ATGACGAGCAATGCGTCCAACGCAGCTGCCAACGAGGGCGTCATCCTCGCCGACGACGGCATCGGCGGCGTGACGCGATATCGACAACTGGCCAGCGTCATCCGGCACAAGATCGTTTCGGGCGAGTACCCGGTGGGCATGCAGCTGCCAACCGTGGACAGCCTCGCGCAAACCTACGGGATCGCCAAGGTCACCGTGCGCCAGGCCTTTGCTGCGCTGACGGAAGAGGGGCTGGTCAGCAGCCAGCGCGGTCGTGGCACCCACGTCATGAAGCAGCCGCCAGCACCCGGAGAAGGCCTGCGCTCCGCCATCAATGACGAATCGGCCCATGGCAGCGAGCTGGAAATCCGCATCCTGGAAATGCGCGAGGGCGTGGCGCTGCGGCCGGGGCTGGCCCGCCGCGGCACGCCGCTGGACAGCTATGTGATGGTCCGCAAACTGCATTTGCATGGCGGCACGCCATTCTGCCTGATCGAGGTGTATGTGGCCTCGTCAGTCTTTGCCCGCTTTCCACGCGGTGGCGAAAAGCACCACAAGCTCGGTCACCTGCTGCGCCAGGTGGAAGGCGACCGCCTTGGCATGATGCAGCAGACCATGACGGTCGAGCCGGCCGACTACATCCTGGCACGCGATCTCGCCTATGGCTTCGGGGCGCCAATCGCCAGGATCATTCGATCGACGCTGGACGTCGACGGCAATGTGCTCCTGGCAGGGGAGTTCTGGTATCGCGGTGATCGTTTCATCCTGGATGTGGAGATGCCAGCCAAGCTGACCGAGCACTACCCGGCGCTGGCCATCCCCGACAGCCGCCGCTGA
- a CDS encoding enoyl-CoA hydratase/isomerase family protein — translation MNDELLSEVRDAALYLTINRPERRNAITPGVLEGLRDGILRANRDADIRAVVITGMGEQAFCAGADLQTGKSFAFDYAEPYLGMADLFRCARQSTVPLIARVNGACMAGGMGLMAMCDLAIASEGARFGLPEVKLGLFPAQVLSVLQHLVPRRTLTELCLCGEPLSAREALTAGLINDVSDDLDARLDLLLTRLRNNSPAAIRRGLYTLKHMETMSFEQSMAFTESQIGLFALTEDAREGQLAFREKRQPEWTGR, via the coding sequence ATGAATGATGAACTGCTGAGCGAGGTCCGGGACGCAGCACTCTACCTGACCATCAACCGGCCGGAGCGCCGCAATGCCATCACGCCGGGGGTGCTGGAGGGACTTCGCGACGGCATCCTGCGCGCCAATCGCGACGCCGACATCCGCGCTGTGGTCATTACCGGAATGGGCGAGCAGGCGTTTTGCGCCGGCGCCGATCTGCAGACCGGCAAATCCTTTGCCTTCGATTACGCCGAGCCCTACCTGGGGATGGCGGACCTTTTCCGCTGCGCCAGGCAGTCGACGGTGCCGCTGATCGCCCGTGTCAATGGCGCCTGCATGGCGGGCGGCATGGGGCTGATGGCGATGTGCGATCTGGCGATAGCCAGCGAAGGTGCCCGCTTCGGCCTGCCGGAGGTCAAGCTGGGCTTGTTCCCGGCGCAGGTGCTGAGCGTGCTGCAGCACCTGGTGCCGCGTCGCACGCTCACCGAATTGTGCCTGTGCGGCGAGCCACTGTCCGCGCGGGAAGCGCTGACCGCGGGGCTCATCAACGATGTCAGCGACGATCTCGACGCCAGGCTGGACCTGCTGCTGACCCGCCTGCGGAACAATTCGCCCGCCGCCATCCGTCGGGGGCTGTACACGCTCAAGCATATGGAAACCATGTCGTTCGAGCAGTCCATGGCGTTCACGGAAAGCCAGATCGGGCTGTTTGCACTGACCGAGGACGCGCGCGAAGGCCAGCTGGCATTCCGCGAGAAGCGCCAGCCCGAGTGGACTGGCAGATAG
- a CDS encoding PqiC family protein, whose protein sequence is MMKRLTMLVALAAATTLMNGCASPEARYYTLAASRSDAAPPATARASRSGDPLWIEVTPVRVPERLNRIQLVVRDGNGGGLKLSDTSRWTSPFPNELRDALSQQLQACLDTVDVYQRGLSATQRAFRVTTDVIALDADVGKRAAATIAWTVRRLPDGKVLSGRTETEVPAPGPVEGVVKAYREILAATAADIAVGVQALNR, encoded by the coding sequence ATGATGAAACGTCTGACGATGCTTGTTGCGCTGGCCGCCGCCACGACCCTGATGAACGGCTGCGCGTCGCCCGAGGCACGCTACTACACGCTGGCGGCCAGTCGCTCCGACGCCGCGCCGCCCGCGACCGCGCGAGCCAGCCGTAGCGGCGACCCGTTATGGATCGAAGTCACGCCGGTGCGCGTGCCGGAGCGCCTGAACCGCATTCAGCTGGTGGTGCGTGACGGCAACGGCGGTGGCCTCAAGCTGTCCGACACTTCGCGCTGGACCTCACCATTCCCCAACGAACTGCGCGATGCGCTGTCGCAGCAACTGCAGGCGTGCCTCGATACGGTGGATGTCTACCAGCGCGGCCTGTCGGCGACGCAGCGGGCATTTCGCGTGACGACCGATGTGATAGCCCTCGACGCCGACGTGGGCAAGCGGGCAGCGGCGACCATCGCCTGGACCGTGCGGCGGCTGCCGGACGGCAAGGTCCTGAGCGGCCGCACCGAAACGGAGGTGCCCGCGCCCGGGCCGGTGGAGGGCGTGGTGAAGGCGTACCGGGAGATCCTCGCGGCAACCGCGGCCGATATAGCGGTTGGCGTGCAAGCGCTTAACCGCTAG
- a CDS encoding acyclic terpene utilization AtuA family protein: MDAKTVRIGGASGFWGDSSVGAPQLVRHGDIDYLVFDYLAELTMSILAAARLRKPELGYATDFVTVTMKALLGEIAERGIRVVSNAGGMNPHGCAQAIAALAAEQGLTLRIAVVEGDDVMPLLPQLREAGVQDMQKGRPLPEKVVSANAYLGALPIKQALDQGAQIVITGRCVDSAVTLGVLMHEFGWQADDYDRLAQGSLAGHIIECGCQATGGLYTDWESVPDWHDIGYPVVECRANGTFLVGKPPATGGLVNTATVGEQVLYEIGDPATYLLPDVTCDFTQVTLRQAAPDVVEVSGARGRAPGNAYKVCATYVDGFRCNAQLSIVGVDAVAKAERTAQAILARTRKLFAENGWGDYSRTHIEVLGAESCFGPHAAVRHTREAVMRLAVMHPEKAALELFAREIAAAGTSWAPGTTGSAGGRSSPSPSIRQYAFLLDKSALTPAVVMDGVRSGVTVPSGSPAAPVAAAAPAVAEPTGAGPAEHDTVEVPLIRLAYGRSGDKGDTSNIGLIARRPAYLPVLRAEVTVARVADWLGYLVKGPVTCYELPGFDAMNFVCESALDGGGMASLRNDPLGKGMAQILLTMPVRVPRELLS; this comes from the coding sequence ATGGACGCGAAAACGGTACGCATTGGCGGGGCTTCCGGGTTCTGGGGCGACAGCAGCGTTGGCGCGCCACAGCTTGTGCGCCACGGCGATATCGACTACCTGGTGTTCGACTACCTGGCCGAACTGACCATGTCGATTCTCGCCGCCGCCCGATTGCGCAAGCCGGAACTGGGTTACGCCACCGATTTCGTGACGGTGACAATGAAGGCCCTGCTCGGAGAGATTGCCGAGCGTGGGATTCGCGTGGTCAGCAATGCCGGCGGCATGAACCCGCACGGGTGTGCGCAGGCCATTGCCGCGCTGGCCGCGGAACAGGGCCTGACGCTGCGCATCGCCGTGGTGGAAGGCGATGACGTGATGCCGCTGCTTCCACAGCTGCGCGAAGCCGGTGTGCAGGACATGCAGAAAGGCCGACCCCTGCCGGAGAAGGTGGTCAGCGCCAACGCGTACTTGGGAGCCTTGCCGATCAAACAAGCGCTGGACCAGGGCGCCCAGATCGTCATCACCGGACGCTGCGTGGACAGTGCCGTGACGCTCGGCGTGCTGATGCACGAGTTCGGTTGGCAGGCGGACGACTATGACCGCCTGGCGCAAGGCAGTCTGGCCGGCCACATCATCGAGTGCGGGTGCCAGGCGACGGGCGGCTTGTATACCGACTGGGAAAGCGTCCCGGACTGGCACGACATCGGCTATCCGGTGGTCGAGTGCCGTGCCAACGGCACCTTCCTGGTCGGCAAGCCGCCCGCCACCGGCGGACTGGTCAATACCGCCACGGTCGGCGAGCAGGTGCTGTACGAGATCGGCGACCCGGCCACCTACCTGCTGCCAGACGTCACCTGCGATTTCACGCAGGTAACCCTTCGGCAGGCCGCACCGGACGTGGTGGAAGTCAGCGGCGCGCGCGGGCGGGCCCCGGGCAATGCCTACAAGGTCTGTGCCACCTACGTCGACGGCTTTCGCTGCAATGCACAGCTTTCCATCGTCGGCGTCGACGCGGTCGCCAAGGCAGAACGCACGGCGCAGGCGATCCTTGCCCGCACGCGCAAGCTGTTCGCGGAGAACGGGTGGGGAGACTACAGTCGCACCCACATTGAGGTGCTGGGAGCGGAGTCCTGCTTTGGGCCACATGCTGCCGTCCGGCACACCCGCGAGGCGGTGATGCGGCTGGCGGTGATGCATCCCGAGAAGGCGGCGCTGGAACTGTTCGCGCGGGAAATCGCCGCGGCGGGGACCAGTTGGGCGCCGGGCACGACGGGCTCGGCTGGCGGGCGTTCCAGTCCCTCGCCATCGATCCGCCAGTATGCATTCCTGCTCGACAAGAGCGCCCTGACCCCGGCGGTGGTGATGGACGGCGTACGCAGCGGCGTCACCGTTCCTTCGGGCAGCCCGGCGGCACCGGTCGCGGCCGCAGCACCTGCAGTCGCTGAACCAACGGGCGCCGGCCCTGCGGAACACGATACCGTCGAAGTTCCGCTGATACGGCTTGCCTATGGCCGCAGCGGCGACAAGGGGGATACCTCCAACATCGGGCTGATCGCCCGCCGGCCGGCGTACCTGCCCGTGCTGCGGGCCGAAGTGACGGTGGCGCGCGTGGCGGACTGGCTTGGGTACCTGGTGAAGGGGCCGGTGACATGCTACGAACTGCCCGGCTTCGACGCCATGAACTTTGTCTGCGAGTCAGCATTGGATGGCGGTGGCATGGCGTCGCTGCGCAATGATCCGCTTGGCAAGGGCATGGCGCAGATCCTGCTGACCATGCCGGTGCGCGTGCCGCGGGAGTTGTTGTCATGA
- a CDS encoding CaiB/BaiF CoA transferase family protein, with protein sequence MKKDQTTGPLAGVKVVDITSVFMGPSATQMLADLGADVIKVEAPGGDSTRGIGPCGDEKLGPLFLGLNRNKRSIVLDLKAPEGREALLCLVRDADVLAYNVRPQAMQRLGLDYESLAAINPRLVYVGMFGFSQRGRYAPQAAFDDLIQAATGLPLAVSLGSGDSPRYLPITIADRSVGLYAFGVICAALYARMSTGKGQRVDVPMFETMVPYVMGDHLYGETFVPPKGGFGYPRLLSPERRPYQTKDGHVCCLIYHDHHWRAFLEVIGKPEVYDTDPRYANINTRTANITELYAMVSDEMAKRTTEEWRTLLKDADVPVFPMHTFESLLDDPHLQDIGFFSESDHPAVGRIREMAVPSEWHGTPPTSRRHAPSLGEHSREVLREAGYDDDAIDTLFASGISRDGSQVQRTEGETPHE encoded by the coding sequence ATGAAGAAAGACCAGACAACGGGGCCGCTGGCCGGCGTGAAAGTCGTTGACATCACGTCAGTATTCATGGGGCCCTCTGCCACGCAGATGCTGGCTGACCTTGGCGCCGATGTAATCAAGGTCGAGGCGCCGGGCGGAGACAGTACGCGCGGCATAGGTCCCTGCGGCGATGAAAAGCTGGGGCCGCTCTTCCTTGGCCTGAACCGCAACAAGCGCAGCATCGTGCTCGACCTGAAAGCGCCCGAGGGGCGGGAGGCCCTGCTTTGCCTGGTACGGGATGCCGACGTGCTGGCCTACAACGTGCGCCCGCAGGCCATGCAGCGGCTGGGGCTGGACTATGAATCGCTCGCGGCCATCAATCCGCGCCTGGTCTATGTCGGCATGTTCGGCTTTTCGCAGCGCGGACGCTACGCGCCCCAGGCTGCCTTCGATGATCTGATCCAGGCCGCAACCGGCCTGCCGCTGGCCGTTTCGCTGGGCAGTGGCGACAGTCCGCGATACCTGCCAATCACCATCGCCGATCGCTCGGTGGGACTCTATGCTTTCGGCGTGATCTGTGCCGCCCTGTATGCGCGCATGAGCACCGGCAAAGGCCAGCGCGTTGATGTCCCCATGTTCGAGACCATGGTTCCCTATGTGATGGGAGACCACCTGTATGGCGAGACCTTCGTCCCGCCCAAGGGCGGCTTCGGCTATCCGCGCCTGCTCTCGCCCGAGCGGCGACCGTACCAGACCAAGGACGGACATGTCTGCTGCCTGATCTATCACGATCATCATTGGCGGGCCTTCCTCGAGGTCATTGGCAAGCCGGAGGTGTACGACACCGATCCGCGCTACGCCAACATCAACACCCGCACCGCCAACATCACCGAGCTGTATGCCATGGTCAGCGACGAAATGGCCAAGCGCACCACCGAGGAATGGCGCACCCTGCTCAAGGACGCCGATGTTCCGGTCTTTCCGATGCACACATTCGAGTCGCTGCTGGACGATCCCCATTTGCAGGACATCGGTTTCTTCAGCGAATCGGACCACCCGGCCGTCGGGCGTATCCGGGAGATGGCGGTGCCCAGCGAATGGCATGGCACCCCACCGACCAGCCGCCGCCATGCACCAAGCCTGGGTGAGCACAGCCGCGAGGTACTGCGTGAGGCCGGCTACGACGACGACGCCATCGATACGCTGTTCGCGTCTGGCATCTCCAGGGATGGGTCACAAGTGCAACGCACCGAAGGAGAAACTCCGCATGAATGA
- a CDS encoding PqiB family protein has protein sequence MPEHVNHPPPNDIPQPGRKPRARWLPSLVWVIPIVAAVVGLSLLVSTLASRGPEITVTFRTAEGLTPGKTAVRYKDVDIGLVKTARLAADRSHVIATIALTKDAKNFAVADTRFWVVRPRFAISGVSGLETLLSGAYIGVDAGKSGETTHSFTGLENPPVITTDASGRQFVLRAQDLGSLDIGSPVYYRRVRVGHVVAYQLEPNGRDITLRVFVDKPYDKLVSADTRFWHASGVDLKLDANGLKLSTQSLASVMLGGVAFQAPDHLTAHAAAAENTEYLLAADQSEAMKEPDELAPALAVLNFDQSVRGLSPGAPVDFRGVTVGQVRSIGIEYQRDKKAFRMPVVVELYPSRMGLRENDVADDTRKRAIVHSLVQRGMRAQLRTGNLLTGQMYVALDFFPKVSAPVDLDLNASVPELPTTPGTFDELQAKLGDIVTKIGKVPFDQIGQDARTALVSMNKMLVNADKLVAQVNGDVAPQVVAALQDMRRTLATANGALAPDASLQQDTRRMMQELTQTAVSLRMLTDYLERHPEALLQGKREEK, from the coding sequence ATGCCCGAACACGTTAACCATCCTCCTCCCAACGACATACCGCAGCCAGGACGCAAGCCCCGCGCGCGCTGGCTACCGTCCCTTGTCTGGGTAATCCCGATCGTTGCCGCGGTGGTCGGGCTCTCGCTGCTGGTCAGCACGCTTGCGTCGCGCGGGCCCGAGATCACTGTCACCTTCCGCACTGCCGAAGGCCTGACGCCAGGCAAGACTGCCGTGCGCTACAAGGATGTCGATATCGGACTGGTCAAGACAGCACGGCTGGCAGCGGACCGTTCGCATGTGATCGCGACGATTGCGCTGACCAAGGACGCCAAGAACTTCGCCGTGGCCGACACACGGTTCTGGGTGGTACGGCCCCGCTTTGCCATCAGTGGCGTGTCGGGACTGGAAACACTGCTATCGGGCGCATATATCGGCGTGGATGCCGGCAAGTCGGGCGAGACCACGCACAGCTTCACCGGGCTCGAAAATCCGCCGGTCATCACCACCGACGCCTCCGGCAGGCAGTTCGTGCTGCGTGCGCAGGACCTGGGCTCGCTCGACATCGGCTCACCGGTCTACTATCGTCGCGTGCGGGTCGGCCATGTGGTGGCGTACCAGCTCGAACCGAACGGCCGCGACATCACGCTGCGGGTCTTCGTCGACAAGCCCTATGACAAGCTCGTTTCCGCCGATACGCGCTTCTGGCACGCCAGCGGCGTCGACCTAAAGCTGGACGCGAACGGGCTGAAGTTGTCCACGCAGTCGCTGGCCAGCGTGATGCTTGGCGGCGTAGCCTTCCAGGCCCCGGACCACTTGACCGCGCATGCCGCGGCCGCTGAGAACACCGAGTACCTGCTGGCAGCGGACCAGTCCGAAGCCATGAAGGAGCCGGACGAGCTCGCCCCCGCACTGGCAGTGCTGAACTTCGATCAGTCCGTGCGCGGGCTGTCGCCCGGTGCGCCGGTCGATTTCCGCGGCGTGACCGTCGGGCAGGTACGCTCGATCGGTATCGAATACCAGCGTGACAAGAAGGCCTTCCGCATGCCCGTGGTGGTGGAACTCTATCCGTCTCGCATGGGTCTGCGCGAGAACGACGTGGCTGACGACACGCGCAAGCGCGCCATCGTGCATAGCCTGGTACAGCGCGGCATGCGTGCGCAGTTGCGCACCGGCAACCTGCTCACCGGCCAGATGTATGTGGCACTCGACTTCTTTCCGAAAGTGTCCGCGCCGGTTGATCTGGACCTGAACGCGTCCGTGCCTGAGCTTCCCACCACACCGGGCACCTTCGACGAGCTGCAGGCCAAGCTTGGCGACATCGTCACCAAGATCGGCAAGGTGCCGTTCGACCAGATCGGGCAGGATGCGCGCACGGCGCTAGTGTCGATGAACAAGATGCTCGTCAATGCGGACAAGCTCGTGGCCCAGGTCAATGGCGATGTGGCACCACAGGTGGTCGCCGCGCTGCAGGATATGCGCCGCACGCTCGCCACGGCCAATGGCGCGCTGGCGCCCGACGCCTCGCTGCAACAGGATACGCGCCGGATGATGCAGGAACTCACGCAAACAGCCGTCTCGCTGCGCATGCTCACCGATTATCTCGAGCGGCATCCCGAAGCGCTCCTGCAAGGCAAGAGGGAAGAGAAATGA
- a CDS encoding 2,4'-dihydroxyacetophenone dioxygenase family protein, with translation MNARILEQPTTSTGAKLPLPALPQDKLLTVNIEQIPLIKDVFPGIHIKPLRLDPERGEWVFMAIVEPGCSLPIHYHTGTAQVWTIQGCWKYREYPDQPQTAGSYLYEPGGSVHTFYTPEDNTEDTITIAWIEGAQVSFNEDGTFHSLNDALSIQYALHTLAAARGIGPMPYVRGNGSDVTEE, from the coding sequence ATGAATGCAAGAATTCTCGAGCAGCCCACCACGTCCACCGGCGCCAAGCTGCCGCTGCCCGCCCTGCCGCAAGACAAGCTGCTGACCGTCAACATCGAGCAGATCCCGCTGATCAAGGACGTCTTTCCGGGCATCCACATCAAGCCGCTGCGCCTGGACCCGGAGCGCGGCGAGTGGGTCTTCATGGCTATCGTGGAACCCGGTTGTTCCCTGCCGATCCACTACCACACCGGGACGGCGCAGGTGTGGACGATTCAGGGCTGCTGGAAGTATCGCGAGTACCCCGACCAGCCGCAGACGGCCGGCTCCTACCTGTACGAACCCGGCGGCTCGGTGCACACCTTCTATACCCCCGAGGACAACACCGAGGACACGATCACCATCGCCTGGATCGAAGGCGCGCAAGTGAGCTTCAACGAGGACGGCACCTTCCACTCGCTCAATGACGCGCTCTCGATCCAGTACGCACTCCACACGCTCGCGGCGGCGCGCGGCATCGGACCGATGCCCTACGTCCGCGGCAACGGCTCCGACGTTACTGAGGAATAA
- a CDS encoding GntR family transcriptional regulator, producing the protein MTDERTTGIERAELSAERGVAQYQRLASLLRYRIAKGEYPLGMLLPPITQLAADLGVAVVSVRQAYELLSKEGLIRSQRGVGTHVAALPAATGDIELAINDPFAAPAALAFEVLEVRRRTGVPQELLGPGDQSDGEYVCVRKLHTYSGEPFCYAEIYVLAPVFDALPKDTARKKKLLAAVLDELGSRSKRVRQRMTVMPADFPLCDMLKIPFASPVAKMSRRLLDGKGSVLYAGVTWYRGDRYVSEIEIPASALKAVPAITEPQRRAASEHK; encoded by the coding sequence ATGACGGACGAACGGACTACGGGGATTGAGCGGGCGGAGCTGTCCGCTGAACGGGGTGTTGCGCAATATCAGCGGCTGGCTTCGTTGCTGAGGTACCGGATCGCAAAGGGCGAATATCCGCTCGGCATGCTGCTGCCGCCGATCACGCAGCTCGCGGCTGACCTCGGCGTGGCCGTCGTCAGCGTCCGGCAGGCGTATGAGCTGCTTTCTAAGGAAGGGCTGATTCGTAGCCAGCGGGGTGTCGGCACCCACGTGGCTGCCCTGCCCGCCGCCACGGGCGACATCGAACTGGCGATCAACGATCCGTTCGCCGCACCTGCGGCGCTCGCCTTTGAGGTACTCGAAGTCCGGCGCCGCACCGGGGTGCCGCAGGAACTGCTCGGACCGGGCGACCAGTCGGACGGCGAATACGTCTGTGTCCGCAAGCTGCACACCTATTCCGGCGAGCCGTTCTGCTACGCAGAGATCTATGTGTTGGCCCCGGTCTTCGACGCCTTGCCCAAGGACACCGCCAGGAAGAAAAAGCTTCTCGCCGCGGTGCTCGATGAACTGGGCTCGCGCAGCAAACGTGTGCGACAACGCATGACCGTGATGCCGGCGGATTTTCCTCTGTGCGACATGCTGAAGATCCCGTTCGCCTCACCCGTCGCCAAGATGTCGCGGCGTCTTCTGGATGGCAAAGGCAGCGTGCTGTACGCAGGCGTCACTTGGTATCGGGGTGACCGCTACGTCTCCGAAATCGAGATCCCGGCGTCCGCATTGAAGGCGGTGCCCGCCATCACCGAACCCCAGCGGCGAGCGGCGAGCGAGCACAAATGA
- a CDS encoding SMP-30/gluconolactonase/LRE family protein, producing MLIWLVLLATPLAARAWERGKVETFATLPAGEAHPEGITVDREGNVYVVTVAVEKPRTSEGALLVFDPQGKHLRTVTIKGSSRLLLDLGFHPRTGQLLVVDYLGAKVLSVDPRTGASTVFMTVSGKNPGLDGMTFDPAGNVYVTDAHQGIIWKVGPAGGEASAWVTSALLKPTRIPPTIGANGLSFNNKKTALFVANTANDTIVKIPVTGSTLEPGTPEVFVNRIGGGPDGLIIDEHDNLWIACNQSNEILVLEPTQGQVIAKLGDFGGIDRKGAPIGFLWSNSLVFHGGDVLVTNLSLDVETSLAQLSDELGLAHLKDKNLRTIDGPWAQRVKLHTVSKIKKRIPGLARPEVDR from the coding sequence ATGCTGATTTGGCTTGTGTTGCTGGCGACACCGCTGGCCGCAAGAGCCTGGGAGCGCGGCAAGGTTGAGACATTCGCCACCTTGCCCGCGGGTGAGGCGCATCCCGAGGGGATCACCGTGGACCGCGAGGGCAACGTCTACGTCGTCACGGTGGCGGTGGAAAAACCCAGGACGAGCGAGGGCGCGCTGCTTGTGTTCGACCCGCAGGGCAAGCACCTGCGCACTGTCACCATCAAGGGCTCGAGCCGATTGTTGCTTGACCTCGGCTTCCATCCCCGGACGGGCCAGTTGCTCGTCGTCGACTACCTGGGCGCGAAGGTCCTGAGCGTCGATCCCAGGACGGGTGCCTCGACCGTATTCATGACGGTCAGCGGCAAGAACCCCGGCCTCGACGGGATGACGTTCGACCCCGCCGGAAACGTCTACGTGACCGACGCCCACCAGGGCATCATCTGGAAAGTCGGACCCGCCGGCGGCGAAGCGTCGGCATGGGTCACCAGCGCGCTGCTGAAGCCCACGCGGATACCACCGACCATCGGCGCCAATGGCTTGTCGTTCAACAACAAGAAGACGGCCTTGTTCGTCGCCAATACGGCGAACGACACCATCGTCAAGATACCGGTGACCGGGTCGACGCTCGAGCCCGGCACGCCTGAAGTCTTCGTCAACCGGATCGGCGGCGGACCCGACGGCCTGATCATCGACGAGCACGACAACCTCTGGATCGCGTGCAACCAGTCTAACGAGATTCTAGTGCTCGAGCCGACGCAGGGGCAGGTGATTGCCAAGCTCGGCGACTTCGGCGGCATCGATCGCAAGGGGGCGCCCATCGGCTTCCTCTGGTCGAACAGCCTCGTCTTCCATGGCGGCGACGTTCTTGTCACCAACCTCTCGCTCGATGTCGAGACTTCCCTTGCGCAACTCAGCGACGAGCTCGGCCTGGCGCATCTCAAGGACAAGAATCTGCGCACCATCGATGGGCCATGGGCGCAGCGGGTGAAGCTCCACACCGTCTCGAAAATCAAGAAGCGGATACCAGGGCTGGCCAGGCCGGAGGTCGACCGATGA
- a CDS encoding cupin domain-containing protein, producing the protein MTSPFVRRATDVAAYAPANHTGTANQRIIGKETVGARRLEVLLGTISRGHGALPHAHPNLEQASFLLAGEGLGELPGKQRVLRAGDWSFNAAGVFHRFEVISDEPVQVMVVYAPPYSENPNAAVTATGPDDPRLQAGAADVRDVPASTESIELPHYRGALARPVITRQTVDSRFLDIYMVDLAPDGGAEPHRLGETEQVLFVRGGTIHGRIEGERFAAGTGEWVYVPDGAELSLESADGTCELIVIRAHDPLS; encoded by the coding sequence ATGACATCACCCTTTGTACGGAGGGCCACTGACGTGGCCGCATACGCACCGGCCAACCACACGGGAACGGCGAACCAGCGCATCATCGGCAAGGAGACTGTCGGCGCGCGCCGGCTCGAGGTCCTGCTGGGCACGATATCGCGGGGCCATGGCGCGTTGCCGCATGCACACCCGAACCTCGAGCAGGCGTCGTTCCTGCTCGCCGGCGAGGGCCTCGGCGAACTACCGGGAAAGCAGCGCGTCTTGCGCGCAGGGGACTGGAGCTTCAATGCGGCCGGCGTCTTCCATCGCTTCGAGGTCATCAGCGACGAACCGGTGCAGGTAATGGTGGTCTACGCGCCGCCGTACAGCGAAAACCCGAACGCAGCAGTGACTGCGACCGGCCCGGACGATCCGCGCCTTCAGGCCGGTGCCGCCGATGTCCGCGACGTTCCCGCCAGCACCGAATCGATCGAGCTGCCGCACTATCGTGGCGCGCTCGCCAGGCCGGTCATCACACGCCAGACCGTCGATTCCCGGTTTCTCGACATCTACATGGTCGATCTTGCTCCCGATGGCGGCGCCGAGCCGCACAGGCTTGGCGAGACCGAGCAGGTGCTCTTCGTGCGTGGCGGCACGATTCACGGTCGCATCGAAGGAGAGCGCTTTGCCGCCGGGACTGGGGAGTGGGTCTACGTTCCCGACGGTGCGGAGCTCAGCCTCGAATCGGCAGACGGGACGTGCGAGCTGATTGTCATTCGCGCACACGATCCGCTGTCCTGA